From a single Daphnia pulex isolate KAP4 chromosome 2, ASM2113471v1 genomic region:
- the LOC124207177 gene encoding ubiquitin-like modifier-activating enzyme 1: MSTAEVDPSPSSPSPAAKKRKLEENNGNSSNGSNHHLKEVQQQPKMAGNGNIHTIDEGLYSRQLYVLGHEAMQRMATSDVLISGLGGLGVEIAKNIILGGVKSVTLHDNSICKASDLSSQFYVSEADLGKNRAEVSHKSLAELNQYVPVETYTGELNKEFLKKYRVVVLTNSSLEEQLRVSEIVRSFGNALIVSKTQGLFAQVFCDFGEDFTIIDTTGENPVSAMIAGVSKEEASVVTCLDETRHGLEDGDCVTFSEVQGMVELNGCEPKKIKVLGPYTFSIGDTSAFSDYVRGGVVTQVKMPKQIHFKPLADALEEPEFVMTDFGKFDRPPQIHLAFRTLDAYVKKEGRLPTPWSRKDSQQFVDLAKELNSGLSGSSKVEEVDEKLLATFSHVCQGDLNPLNATLGGVVAQEVMKACSEKFSPIVQWLYFDATECLPDNQDSLTEENCKLTGSRYDGQVAVFGNEFQKKLGSLRYFIVGAGAIGCELLKNFAMIGVGAGEGGQVFVTDMDLIEKSNLNRQFLFRSHDVQKPKSSSAAAAVKVMNPQANVTAFENRVGPETEQFFDDDFFSKLDGVANALDNVDARIYMDRRCVYYHKPLLESGTLGTKGNVQVVIPHLTESYSSSQDPPEKSIPICTLKNFPNAIEHTLQWARDMFEGLFRQSAESAAQYLVDSKFMERTLKLTGSQPLEIVEAVHRSLVEERPKNFEQCVQWARLHWQEQYHNQIKQLLFNFPPEQLTSSGQPFWSGPKRCPHPLEFDITNPVHLDYVVAAANLKAKIYNIPQSRDVQAITKMVESCVVPEFVPRSGVRIAVSDAEAAAAANNPGMLDEDRLTQLQTELPSVDSLSGLRILPLEFEKDDDTNFHMDFIVASSNLRAENYDIAPADRHKSKLIAGKIIPAIATTTSVVSGLVCIELLKLVQGHTNPEAFKNGFINLALPFFGFSEPIAAPKQTYYDKEWTLWDRFEVEGEKTLRQFIDYFESEHKLKITMLSQGVCMLYSFFMPQAKRSERMDLPMSEVVKRVSKKRLEPHVKALVFELCCNNLEDEDVEVPYVRYVLPTE; encoded by the exons ATGTCCACTGCTGAGGTGGATCCGTCACCCTCGTCTCCCAGTCCTGCtgcaaagaaaaggaagttgGAAGAAAATAACGGGAACAGCAGTAACGGTAGCAATCACCATTTAAAAGAAGTTCAGCAGCAACCGAAAATGGCAGGAAATGGCAACATCCACACCATCGATGAGGGTCTTTATTCCAGACAACTTTACGTATTGGGCCATGAAGCTATGCAGAGGATGGCAACTTCTGATGTCCTGATTTCCGGTCTTGGAGGCCTTGGAGTGGAAATTGCTAAGAATATCATCTTGGGAGGTGTGAAGTCCGTCACCCTTCATGACAACTCAATTTGCAAAGCCTCTGACCTTTCTTCCCAGTTTTATGTATCGGAAGCAGATCTGGGAAAGAACAGAGCTGAAGTTTCTCACAAGAGCCTGGCCGAACTCAACCAGTATGTCCCAGTAGAAACTTATACAGGAGAGTTGAACAAAGAATTCTTGAAGAAATACCGAGTTGTAGTTTTAACTAATTCAAGTCTTGAAGAGCAACTTCGGGTTTCTGAGATCGTTCGTAGCTTCGGCAATGCTCTCATCGTCTCTAAAACACAAGGTCTGTTTGCCCAAGTCTTCTGTGACTTTGGGGAAGATTTCACCATCATCGATACTACTGGAGAAAATCCCGTTTCTGCTATGATTGCTGGAGTGTCTAAAGAAGAAGCAAGTGTTGTTACTTGCTTGGATGAGACCCGGCACGGATTGGAAGATGGCGACTGTGTTACCTTCTCTGAGGTACAGGGCATGGTTGAGCTGAATGGTTGCGAACCCAAGAAGATCAAAGTACTTGGACCATACACCTTTAGCATTGGTGACACGAGCGCTTTCAGCGACTATGTACGTGGAGGAGTGGTTACCCAAGTGAAAATGCCTAAGCAAATCCACTTCAAACCGTTGGCTGACGCTCTCGAAGAACCAGAATTCGTGATGACAGATTTCGGCAAATTTGATCGGCCTCCCCAAATCCATCTAGCATTCAGGACATTGGACGCCTACGTCAAGAAGGAGGGACGATTGCCAACTCCTTGGAGCCGTAAAGACAGTCAACAGTTTGTGGATTTAGCTAAAGAGTTAAACAGCGGTCTAAGTGGCTCATCTAAAGTTGAAGAAGTTGACGAAAAGTTACTGGCCACCTTCTCCCATGTATGTCAAGGAGATTTGAACCCCTTAAACGCCACTCTCGGCGGGGTTGTCGCTCAAGAAGTTATGAAGGCGTGTAGCGAAAAGTTTTCTCCCATTGTTCAATGGCTATACTTCGATGCCACCGAGTGTCTGCCAGATAACCAAGATTCGTTGACCGAAGAAAACTGTAAGCTTACTGGATCCAGATATGATGGACAg gTGGCAGTGTTTGGCAATGAATTCCAGAAAAAGCTTGGATCCCTACGTTACTTCATTGTGGGAGCTGGAGCTATCGGTTGTGAG CTTCTCAAAAATTTTGCCATGATTGGAGTTGGTGCTGGTGAAGGGGGCCAAGTCTTCGTAACAGACATGGACTTGATTGAAAAGTCCAATCTGAACAGGCAGTTTCTTTTCCGGTCGCATGACGTACAGAAACCCAAATCCAGTTCGGCGGCCGCTGCCGTGAAGGTGATGAACCCTCAGGCCAACGTTACAGCCTTCGAGAATCGCGTCGGTCCCGAAACGGAGCAGTTCTTTgatgacgattttttttcgaaattggaTGGCGTTGCTAATGCCCTCGACAACGTGGATGCCCGTATCTACATGGATAGGCGCTGCGTCTATTACCACAAGCCCTTGCTCGAATCTGGAACTCTGGGTACCAAAGGAAACGTTCAAGTTGTTATCCCCCATCTAACGGAGTCATATAGTTCGTCTCAA GATCCTCCGGAAAAATCAATTCCTATCTGTACGCTGAAGAATTTTCCTAATGCCATTGAACACACACTGCAATGGGCTCGGGATATGTTCGAAGGGTTGTTCCGGCAATCAGCAGAGAGCGCTGCTCAATATTTAGTTGATTCTAAATTCATGGAGAGAACACTAAAGCTAACAGGATCTCAACCACTCGAGATAGTCGAGGCCGTCCACCGCAGCTTAGTTGAGGAACGTCCGAAGAATTTTGAGCAGTGTGTTCAATGGGCTCGCCTCCATTGGCAGGAACAATATCACAATCAGATCAAGCaattattgtttaattttccaCCCGAGCAACTTACTTCTTCTG gtCAACCGTTTTGGTCGGGACCTAAACGCTGTCCTCATCCATTGGAATTCGATATCACTAACCCCGTCCATTTGGATTATGTGGTTGCGGCTGCTAATCTAAAAGCTAAAATTTACAACATCCCACAGTCGCGCGATGTACAG GCTATTActaaaatggtggaatcgTGTGTCGTACCGGAATTCGTACCACGTTCAGGAGTCAGAATTGCTGTTTCGGATGcggaagctgctgctgccgccaaCAACCCAGGCATGCTTGATGAAGACAGACTTACCCAGCTGCAGACGGAGTTGCCATCTGTGGACTCTCTGTCCGGCTTGCGCATTCTCCCCCTCGAATTTGAAAAGGATGACGACACCAACTTTCATATGGATTTCATCGTAGCCTCTTCTAACTTGCGGGCAGAGAATTATGATATCGCACCGGCCGATCGCCACAAGAGCAAACTTATTGCTGGAAAGATTATTCCAGCCATTGCTACTACTACCTCCGTCGTTTCAGGCTTGGTCTGCATCGAACTTTTGAAGTTGGTACAGGGTCATACCAATCCTGAGGCATTTAAGAACGGGTTTATCAACTTGGCTCTTCCGTTCTTTGGCTTTTCTGAACCAATCGCTGCTCCCAAGCAAACG TATTACGACAAGGAATGGACCTTGTGGGATCGTTTTGAAGTGGAGGGTGAAAAGACGCTCCGGCAATTTATTGATTACTTCGAAAGCGAACACAAGCTGAAAATCACCATGCTTTCACAGGGTGTTTGCATGCTTTATTCGTTCTTTATGCCGCAAGCTAAACGAAGCGAACGTATGGATCTCCCCATGTCAGAGGTTGTCAAGCGTGTGTCGAAGAAGAGACTGGAGCCTCATGTCAAAGCACTCGTCTTCGAGTTATGCTGTAATAACCTTGAAGATGAAGACGTTGAAGTGCCCTACGTCCGTTACGTGCTCCCGACCGAATAA